A window of Candidatus Obscuribacterales bacterium genomic DNA:
GGCTCCGTTGATCACCTGGGATCGCACATGGCGATTGCCCCGTTTGGTGATACCCAGCAGGACCTCTCGTCCGCCCGTGCTGTATTGCCTTGGCACCAGACCCAGGGCCGCAGAGGCATCTCGACCTCGTTTGAACTGTTGGCCGTCACCCATCCAGCTCAGCAGTTCATTGGCTACAATGGGCCCCATACCCGGTGCGTCACACAGGCGTTGGCATACCTTGTTGGTTTGGGCCTGACTCTTCAGCGTCTGGTCATACCAGGCCTGCTCTTTGATCACGGCCAGATAGCGCTCATAGGCCTTAGCCACAACATGTCGTACCACCTCGGTTAATCCGTTTTCGGCATCCTCCAGCACCAGAGGAAGTGCTGCCTTGAGGGTGCTCACGCCCTTGGGCAATGTGATGCCTCGTTCGGCCAGCAGCGCTCGGATCTGATTCCCCTGACGTACCTGCTCCTCTTTCAGTTGCTTGCGCTGAAGAAGGATTAAGGCGTTATCTTGCTGCGCAACGGTTTTGATCGGCACCGGACGCAGGTGCCCATGCTGGTGGGCCTCCACCAGGGCTCGAGCGTCGTTGTAGTCATTCTTCTGTCCGCGTTGATAGCTTTTGACATGCTTGGGCGGATACAGGACGGCGGTGTGCCCCATCTGCTGAACCCGCTGAGCCACAAAATGAGCGCCGGAGCAGGCTTCCATGACTACGATACAGAACTCTTGCTGGGCC
This region includes:
- a CDS encoding IS110 family transposase, with the translated sequence MIKHTVIGLDLAKNSNALVAYSPAGKELWRKTYSRARMLDRLAQQEFCIVVMEACSGAHFVAQRVQQMGHTAVLYPPKHVKSYQRGQKNDYNDARALVEAHQHGHLRPVPIKTVAQQDNALILLQRKQLKEEQVRQGNQIRALLAERGITLPKGVSTLKAALPLVLEDAENGLTEVVRHVVAKAYERYLAVIKEQAWYDQTLKSQAQTNKVCQRLCDAPGMGPIVANELLSWMGDGQQFKRGRDASAALGLVPRQYSTGGREVLLGITKRGNRHVRSQVINGAQAVLRCAAKKEDALSRWVMRIKAKHGHNKAVVALANKLVRIAWVIIARGERYQPRLAN